A genome region from Triticum aestivum cultivar Chinese Spring chromosome 2B, IWGSC CS RefSeq v2.1, whole genome shotgun sequence includes the following:
- the LOC123038936 gene encoding pre-mRNA-splicing factor cwc22 yields MARPPLLSGGPIYVPPRQAAAVGHAVAGVADDKSGPAYQRRTWDALRASITGHVNKATPANIRHVLPELLAENLVRGRGLLCRALLKSQAACPAFTDVFAAIAAVVNSKIPAVGRLLLVRLVVRLRRAHVTGDKHQLAAAAMFVAHLVNQGVAHELLALELVEMLLAEPTDDGVEVAVGVVTECGAALGEACPREVDAVFDALRSILVDADVDRRIGFLIEGLFAVRRTQFRGHPPVRPELDLVEQEDQFTHQIEIPLEDSHVKQLDPEIHLDVFKPSATFLQDEAAYEDLKRSMLGDDGEHIEESEPNDDDDDFHREDMEMEVIKDGTATNLINLRRTIYQTIMSSAGAEEAGHKLLSIVRPGQEAELCAMLVECCKQERASSNTRFYGQLGQRLCRISRAYQAGFEACFARCYAAAHRMATDELRAAAGLFAHLLAADAVPWRNVLGGVRITEDDTTSSSRILMKVMFQEMAEQLGVRLLGRRMNDDDEPEVRDALFPRDSAESTRFAINFFTAIGLAGVTEPARRILLSETCGL; encoded by the coding sequence ATGGCGCGCCCGCCGCTCCTCTCTGGTGGACCCATCTACGTCCCGCCGCGTCAGGCAGCAGCGGTCGGCCACGCCGTCGCCGGTGTCGCCGACGACAAGTCAGGCCCGGCCTACCAGCGGCGGACCTGGGACGCGCTGAGGGCCAGCATAACCGGCCACGTCAACAAGGCCACGCCCGCCAACATCCGCCACGTCCTGCCGGAGCTCCTTGCCGAGAACCTCGTTCGCGGGCGCGGCCTGCTCTGCCGCGCGCTGCTCAAGTCCCAGGCCGCCTGCCCGGCCTTCACCGACGTGTTCGCCGCGATCGCGGCCGTCGTTAACTCCAAGATCCCGGCCGTCGGCCGGCTCCTACTCGTCCGCCTCGTGGTGCGCCTCCGGCGCGCCCACGTCACCGGCGACAAGCACCAGCTGGCGGCCGCGGCGATGTTCGTCGCCCACCTCGTGAACCAGGGCGTGGCGCACGAGCTGCTGGCGCTGGAGCTCGTCGAGATGCTGCTCGCCGAGCCCACGGACGACGGCGTGGAGGTGGCTGTCGGGGTCGTCACGGAGTGCGGCGCGGCCCTCGGCGAGGCGTGCCCCAGAGAGGTCGACGCCGTGTTCGACGCCCTCCGGAGCATCCTCGTCGATGCCGACGTGGACCGGCGCATCGGGTTCTTGATCGAGGGCCTCTTCGCGGTTCGGAGAACCCAGTTCCGGGGGCACCCTCCCGTCCGCCCAGAGCTGGACCTCGTCGAGCAGGAGGATCAGTTCACGCATCAGATCGAGATCCCCCTCGAGGACAGCCATGTCAAGCAGCTCGACCCCGAGATCCATCTCGACGTGTTCAAGCCAAGCGCCACCTTTCTGCAGGACGAGGCAGCCTACGAAGACCTCAAGCGAAGCATGCTAGGAGACGATGGCGAGCACATTGAAGAAAGCGAgcccaacgacgacgacgacgacttccACAGGGAAGACATGGAGATGGAGGTGATCAAGGACGGGACGGCCACCAACCTGATCAACCTCCGGAGGACGATATACCAGACGATCATGTCGAGCGCCGGCGCCGAGGAGGCCGGGCACAAGCTCCTGTCCATCGTGAGGCCGGGCCAGGAGGCGGAGCTCTGCGCCATGCTCGTGGAGTGCTGCAAGCAGGAGAGGGCGTCGTCCAACACGAGGTTCTACGGCCAGCTCGGGCAGCGGCTTTGCCGGATCAGCCGGGCGTACCAGGCAGGCTTCGAGGCGTGCTTCGCGCGGTGCTACGCGGCGGCGCACCGCATGGCAACCGACGAGCTGCGGGCCGCCGCGGGGCTCTTTGCGCACCTGCTGGCCGCGGACGCCGTCCCGTGGCGCAACGTGCTGGGCGGGGTCAGGATCACGGAGGATGACACCACCTCGTCGTCGCGCATCTTGATGAAGGTAATGTTCCAGGAGATGGCGGAGCAGCTCGGGGTACGGCTGCTCGGCCGGAGGATGAACGACGACGACGAGCCGGAGGTCCGTGACGCCCTTTTCCCCCGGGACTCCGCCGAGAGCACGCGCTTCGCCATCAATTTTTTCACGGCGATTGGGCTTGCAGGTGTCACTGAACCTGCGAGGAGGATATTACTATCAGAAACATGTGGTTTGTGA